A window of the Enterobacteriaceae bacterium 4M9 genome harbors these coding sequences:
- a CDS encoding YbfA family protein produces MSMYKRYPAHQVFLRRAFVIAAGVIALPVMLLWKDRARFYSYLHRVWSKTSDKPVWMDQAEQAASDFY; encoded by the coding sequence ATGTCTATGTATAAACGCTATCCTGCGCATCAGGTTTTCCTGCGTCGGGCTTTTGTCATCGCCGCAGGTGTTATCGCGCTCCCGGTGATGCTTCTCTGGAAAGACCGCGCCCGCTTTTACAGCTACCTGCACCGCGTGTGGTCCAAAACCAGCGACAAGCCGGTGTGGATGGACCAGGCCGAGCAAGCCGCCAGCGATTTCTATTAA
- a CDS encoding DUF1722 domain-containing protein, translated as MSEKIPVGISACLLGEKVRFDGGHKRLAFAVETLSAWVSFEPVCPEMAIGLPAPRAALRLVKTTDDEISLRFSDGREGDLTGQMQAFSQKRIAGFEHLCGYIVCAKSPTCGMERVRVYEPESKNNRKAGTGIYTAQLMKRFPWLPVEEDGRLHDPELRENFMQRICALHELNQLRREGLTRKGLIAFHSRYKLLLLAHSQPQYRELGPFVAGLHQWQDLEAFFVEYRQRLMNLLSHPATRRNHTNVLMHIQGYFRKQLNARQREELSALIDRYRRGTQPLLAPVTLLKHYLAEYPDDYLAQQRYFDPCPEALCLRYGH; from the coding sequence ATGTCTGAAAAAATTCCCGTTGGCATCAGTGCCTGTTTGTTAGGTGAAAAGGTCCGTTTTGATGGCGGACACAAGCGGTTGGCTTTTGCCGTGGAGACACTGTCGGCCTGGGTCAGCTTTGAGCCGGTTTGCCCTGAAATGGCAATTGGTCTGCCAGCCCCGCGCGCCGCGCTGCGGTTGGTTAAAACAACAGACGATGAAATCAGCCTGCGCTTTAGCGATGGGCGCGAGGGCGATTTGACCGGGCAAATGCAGGCGTTTTCGCAAAAGCGCATTGCTGGCTTTGAACATCTGTGTGGCTATATCGTCTGTGCCAAATCGCCCACCTGCGGCATGGAGCGTGTGCGGGTTTATGAGCCAGAGAGCAAAAATAACCGTAAAGCGGGAACCGGCATTTATACCGCGCAACTGATGAAGCGCTTTCCCTGGCTGCCTGTGGAGGAAGACGGGCGGTTGCATGACCCGGAACTGAGAGAAAACTTTATGCAGCGCATCTGCGCGCTGCATGAGCTAAACCAGCTTCGTCGTGAAGGGCTAACCCGCAAAGGGCTGATTGCTTTTCACAGCCGCTATAAACTGCTGCTGCTGGCGCATTCACAACCCCAATACCGTGAACTGGGACCCTTTGTTGCCGGGCTCCATCAGTGGCAGGATCTTGAGGCATTTTTTGTCGAGTACCGCCAGCGGTTAATGAACCTCCTTTCTCATCCCGCCACGCGTCGCAACCACACCAACGTGCTGATGCATATCCAGGGCTATTTCCGTAAACAGCTTAACGCGCGCCAGCGCGAAGAGTTGTCGGCGCTTATCGACAGGTATCGCCGGGGAACACAGCCTCTGCTGGCACCGGTGACGTTGCTCAAACACTATCTGGCAGAATATCCTGATGATTATCTTGCGCAGCAGCGCTATTTCGATCCTTGCCCCGAAGCGCTGTGCCTGCGCTACGGTCATTAA
- the kdpA gene encoding potassium-transporting ATPase subunit KdpA translates to MASSAFLLIASFMLVLLILAKPLGSLLARFIDGEPLAVLGHVERILWPVLGVNRKPMHWRQYLLAILVFNLLGLALLLAILLLQGYLPLNPQGFAGLSWDLALNTAVSFVTNTNWQAYGGETTLSYFSQMAGLTVQNFLSAATGIAIAFALIRALVNHSTQTLGNAWVDLTRITLWVLLPLSLIIALVFVQQGVLQNVAAYQPVLTLEGAKQLLPMGPVASQEAIKMLGTNGGGFFNANSAHPFENPTALTNAVQMLMIFLIPAALCFAFGEACGDRRQGRTLLWAMSLVFVLCAMVVMWAEVQGNPALSLAGADSAQNMEGKESRFGILASSLFATVTTAASCGAVNAMHDSFSALGGMVPMWLMQIGEVIFGGVGSGLYGMLLFVLLAVFIAGLMVGRTPEYLGKKIDVPEMKMTALAILVTPALVLLGTALAMMTDAGRSAIFNPGPHGFSEVLYAVSSAANNNGSAFAGLSANTPFWNLLLAFCMLAGRFAVMVPVMAIAGSLVAKKSQAATAGTLPTHGPLFIGLLIGTVLLVGALTFIPALALGPLADHLMTQVLG, encoded by the coding sequence ATGGCGTCCTCGGCGTTTCTTCTGATTGCGAGCTTCATGCTGGTACTGCTGATACTGGCAAAACCGCTGGGTTCACTGCTGGCTCGCTTTATCGACGGCGAACCGCTGGCGGTACTTGGGCATGTAGAGCGCATCCTCTGGCCCGTGCTCGGTGTAAACCGCAAGCCAATGCACTGGCGCCAGTACCTGCTCGCCATTCTCGTGTTCAACTTACTCGGGCTGGCACTCCTGCTGGCTATTTTGCTGTTGCAGGGTTATTTGCCGCTCAACCCTCAGGGTTTTGCTGGCCTCTCCTGGGATTTGGCACTCAATACCGCGGTGAGCTTTGTCACCAATACCAACTGGCAGGCTTACGGCGGTGAAACCACACTCAGCTATTTCAGTCAGATGGCCGGACTGACCGTACAAAACTTTCTTTCTGCCGCCACCGGTATCGCCATCGCTTTTGCGCTCATCCGCGCGCTGGTGAACCATTCAACCCAGACGCTCGGCAATGCCTGGGTTGATCTGACGCGCATTACGCTGTGGGTACTGCTACCACTGTCACTCATTATCGCCCTGGTGTTTGTCCAACAGGGCGTGCTGCAAAACGTCGCGGCCTACCAGCCGGTGCTGACGCTTGAGGGTGCAAAACAGCTGCTACCGATGGGGCCGGTTGCCTCTCAGGAAGCCATTAAAATGCTAGGCACTAACGGCGGCGGTTTTTTTAATGCTAACTCGGCCCATCCGTTTGAAAACCCAACAGCATTAACCAATGCCGTGCAGATGCTGATGATTTTTCTCATCCCGGCGGCGCTGTGCTTTGCCTTTGGCGAGGCCTGCGGCGACAGGCGTCAGGGACGCACGCTGTTGTGGGCCATGTCGCTTGTCTTCGTGCTCTGCGCCATGGTGGTAATGTGGGCAGAAGTACAGGGCAATCCGGCCCTGAGTCTTGCCGGTGCCGACAGCGCGCAGAATATGGAAGGCAAAGAGAGCCGCTTTGGCATCCTTGCCAGCAGCCTGTTTGCCACCGTGACCACCGCTGCTTCCTGCGGTGCGGTGAATGCCATGCATGACTCCTTTAGCGCCCTCGGTGGCATGGTGCCAATGTGGCTGATGCAAATCGGTGAAGTCATTTTTGGCGGTGTTGGCTCCGGGCTGTACGGCATGCTGCTATTTGTACTGCTGGCGGTGTTCATTGCCGGGTTGATGGTTGGCCGCACCCCGGAATATCTGGGCAAAAAAATCGACGTGCCGGAAATGAAGATGACGGCGTTGGCGATTCTGGTTACGCCCGCGCTGGTGTTACTCGGCACTGCGCTGGCCATGATGACTGACGCCGGGCGCAGCGCCATATTCAACCCTGGCCCGCACGGCTTTAGCGAAGTGCTGTATGCCGTCTCGTCGGCGGCGAACAACAACGGCAGCGCCTTTGCCGGGCTGAGCGCTAACACGCCGTTCTGGAACCTGCTGCTAGCCTTTTGCATGCTGGCTGGTCGCTTTGCGGTCATGGTGCCGGTGATGGCAATTGCCGGTTCGCTGGTTGCGAAAAAATCCCAGGCCGCAACGGCAGGCACGCTGCCGACTCACGGCCCGCTGTTCATCGGGCTTTTGATTGGCACTGTGCTGCTGGTGGGCGCACTGACCTTTATCCCGGCGCTCGCCCTCGGGCCGCTGGCGGATCATCTGATGACCCAGGTTCTGGGATAA
- the kdpF gene encoding K(+)-transporting ATPase subunit F: MSAGVIIGAALVFLLLGYLIYALINAEAF, from the coding sequence GTGAGTGCAGGCGTAATTATCGGCGCAGCGCTGGTTTTTTTACTTCTGGGCTATCTGATTTATGCCCTGATTAACGCGGAGGCATTCTGA